The following coding sequences are from one Prionailurus viverrinus isolate Anna chromosome D2, UM_Priviv_1.0, whole genome shotgun sequence window:
- the MMP21 gene encoding matrix metalloproteinase-21: MLAASILRRSLLLCWLAAPRGAGPEPLFHSRDRSDLEPPPLRRAQPIADVLAAQRFLSKYGWADAPPGPGSRTPGPAAPPAGPRAAALAEAMRRFQKVNALPASGRLDAATLAAMNRPRCGVPDTRPPASPPPRVRPKRFARPLRPRSPRPEDAAPRGDTRAFAKRTLTWRLLGEGASGQLSVDEQRHILRLAFRMWSEVTPLDFREDLAAPGAAVDIKLGFGRGRHLGCPRVFDGSGQEFAHAWRLGDIHFDDDEHFTPPSSDAGISLLKVAVHEIGHVLGLPHTYRTGSVMRPNYTPQEPAFELDWSDRKAIQKLYGSCEGSFDTAFDWIRKERNQYGAVMMRFSTYFFRNGWYWLYENRNSRTRYGDPIPILSGWRGIPTQNIDAFVHLWTWRRDERYFFKGNQYWRYDSDKDQAYTEDEQGRSYPRLISEGFPGIPSPLDTAFYDRRKQLIYFFKESLVFAFDVNRNQVLDSYPMKITEVFPGIEPQNHPFRNIDSAYYSYAHNSIFLLKGNAYWKVVNAKDKQHQPWLPSNGLFPKQPISGRWFDICDVHASTLNM; this comes from the exons ATGCTGGCCGCCTCCATCCTCCGTCGGAGCCTGCTGCTCTGCTGGCTCGCTGCCCCCCGGGGCGCCGGGCCAGAGCCACTGTTCCACAGCAGGGACCGCTCGGACCTGGAGCCGCCCCCGCTGCGCCGGGCCCAGCCCATCGCGGACGTCCTCGCCGCGCAG CGCTTCCTGTCCAAGTACGGCTGGGCCGACGCGCCCCCCGGGCCCGGCTCCCGGacccccggccccgccgcgccgcccgcgGGCCCCCGGGCCGCCGCCCTGGCCGAGGCCATGCGCAGGTTCCAGAAGGTCAACGCGCTGCCTGCGAGCGGGCGGCTGGACGCGGCCACGCTGGCGGCCATGAACAGGCCGCGCTGCGGCGTCCCCGACACGCGGCCGCCGGCGTCCCCTCCGCCCCGGGTGCGGCCCAAGCGCTTCGCGCGGCCGCTACGGCCACGGAGCCCGCGGCCCGAGGACGCCGCGCCCCGCGGGGACACCCGGGCCTTCGCCAAGAGGACGCTGACGTGGCGGCTGCTGGGGGAGGGCGCCAGCGGCCAGCTGTCCGTGGACGAGCAGCGGCACATCCTCAGACTGGCCTTCAGGATGTGGAGCGAGGTGACACCGCTGGACTTCCGGGAGGACCTCGCCGCCCCCGGGGCCGCGGTGGACATAAAACTGGGGTTCGGACGAG GCCGGCACCTGGGCTGTCCCCGGGTTTTTGATGGCAGCGGGCAGGAGTTTGCACACGCCTGGCGCCTGGGCGACATCCACTTTGACGATGATGAGCACTTCACACCTCCCAGCAGTGATGCGGGCATCAGCCTTCTCAAA GTGGCCGTCCATGAAATTGGCCACGTACTCGGCCTGCCTCACACGTACAGGACAGGATCCGTAATGCGGCCGAATTATACTCCCCAGGAGCCTGCGTTTGAGCTGGACTGGTCGGACAGAAAAGCCATTCAGAAGCTGTACG GTTCATGTGAAGGATCATTTGATACCGCATTTGACTGGATTCGCAAAGAGAGAAACCAATACGGAGCAGTGATGATGAGGTTTAGCACGTATTTCTTCCGCAACGGCTGGTACTGGCTTTACGAAAATCGCAACAGCCGGACACGCTACGGGGACCCCATCCCGATCCTCAGTGGCTGGCGCGGAATCCCAACACAAAACATAGACGCTTTTGTCCACCTCTGGACGTGGAGAAGAGACGAACGCTACTTCTTTAAAG GAAATCAGTACTGGAGATACGACAGCGACAAGGATCAGGCCTACACAGAAGATGAACAAGGGAGAAGCTACCCCAGATTGATTTCGGAAGGATTTCCTGGCATTCCAAGTCCTCTGGACACTGCCTTTTATGACCGAAGAAAACAGTTAATTTACTTCTTCAAAGAGTCCCTC GTGTTTGCATTTGATGTCAACAGAAATCAAGTACTTGATTCTTACCCAATGAAGATTACTGAGGTATTTCCAGGAATAGAGCCACAAAACCATCCTTTCAGAAATATAGATTCAGCCTATTACTCCTACGCACACAACTCCATTTTCTTGCTCAAAGGCAATGCGTACTGGAAAGTGGTTAATGCCAAGGACAAACAGCACCAGCCTTGGCTTCCTTCAAATGGCTTATTTCCAAAGCAGCCCATCTCAGGGAGGTGGTTTGACATTTGTGACGTCCATGCCTCCACCCTGAACATGTAA